In Oxobacter pfennigii, the genomic window TATCAATCTTCAGATATTCAAAAGCGCCCAGGACAGAGATGCGGCATTTCAGGCAGGAAGCCTTGACGGAATAATAGGCGATGAAGTTGCTATATGCCTGTATCAAAATGCTGATTTTGATGTTAAAATACTTGGAAATACAGACGGTGATTTTATGCTGGTGGCAGGAGCTCAGTCAGGTATAAAATCCATGAAGGATATAAAGGGGAAAAAAGTAGCCATTTCCGAAAAAACTGTAATAGAAAATACACTTGATGTGCTGCTTGAAAAGAATTCCCTTACTCCGGAGGATGTTGTAAAAACTGTAATCCCGGCTATGCCCACAAGGCTTGAAATGCTAAGAACTAACAATGTGGATGCTGCATTGCTTCCCGAGCCTTTTTCAACCCTTGCCATAAAGGATGGGGGTATTTTGCTCGGAAGTGCCGGCAGCCTTTCAACCTTTCCTTCAGTTACGGCTTTTACACAGCAGGCCATAGACGCAAAGTCGGATGAAATCAAAGCCTTTTACCGTGCTTATGATAAAGCGGTGGATTATATAAACAATACTCCTGTGTCGGAATTTGAGGACATCATAATAAAAGCAGTAGGATATCCCGAGGATATGAAAGGCCAGATAGTTCTTCCGAAGTTGAGGAAGAATACCCTTCCTGCCGAGAGCGAAATCCAGGCTGTAATAGACTGGGCAAAGAAAAAGGGCATCATCCAAAAGGATTTGAATCCAAAAGACATGACCTATGATATAAATGTAAAGT contains:
- a CDS encoding ABC transporter substrate-binding protein, whose amino-acid sequence is MKFKRLFALLTASIISVSMIACSPSNTGESTDKKTLNFGAMSSVDVIPMVIANEKGFYKEEGLDINLQIFKSAQDRDAAFQAGSLDGIIGDEVAICLYQNADFDVKILGNTDGDFMLVAGAQSGIKSMKDIKGKKVAISEKTVIENTLDVLLEKNSLTPEDVVKTVIPAMPTRLEMLRTNNVDAALLPEPFSTLAIKDGGILLGSAGSLSTFPSVTAFTQQAIDAKSDEIKAFYRAYDKAVDYINNTPVSEFEDIIIKAVGYPEDMKGQIVLPKLRKNTLPAESEIQAVIDWAKKKGIIQKDLNPKDMTYDINVK